The nucleotide window ATGAAAAAGCTCTTCTCAATCTAGGTTAAAGGATTAGCTTCAATAAATTCAGCAACTTACCTTCGTTCAAAGCCCTTTTGCATgcttttattttacatttcacCATGTATGGCATGTCTCCCTCTTCAGCTCCAGCTTTAGCGCCACAACCACCGAAGTGGAATCCCTTGCTAATTCTCTCAGTTGCTATTGTTTCTATCATCTTCATGCTACTTAGTTCCTACACGGTTTTGAGACGACTCTGCCGTGAATTTAATGCTGCAATATTCCCCAGAAATCAGCTTCAAAGCCGGATTCTAAGTGATCAGAGCAACTTTGACAATCCTTCTTCACAACCTCAGAGCAATGCACTGGAATCTACTGTTCTCAACTCCCTTCCAATATCCCAATTCAAGAAGGGAAATAAAGAACCGCAGTGGCCGAGCAACACTGATTGTGCAGTTTGTTTGGCTGAGTTTGAAGGAGGAGAATGGCTAAAACATTTACCAAGTTGCACACATGCCTTCCACGTTTCTTGCATCGACACATGGTTTCGATCACACTCAAGCTGCCCACTTTGCAGATCAAGCGTTTTCAATCTAACAGAAAGGCCTGAATGTTCTGTTTAGACGTTCGCAATTTTGGTGACTTTATAGATAGAAGATCTTTTGGGGCTGAACCAGAGATTTGATTCAAAAGGTGGCCCCTATAACAACGGTTTTGTATAAATAGCTAACATTCAAGCAGTGAACCATTTTTAAACAAATGCCCCAAAGCATGTAAATCAAAAATCACCTTCTGTCTTAAGTTGAACCAGAGATGGCTAATTGGCAACAACAATGCAATATTACAAACTTTTAAGtgctaataaaaataaaaatacctgCTCAATGTCTCGAAATAATTTCTCTTTGCAAACAAAAGGAAAATAAATGCTCAACAAGGTAGCTACCAACTAGCCTAGATAATACCAATTTTGTTTGCAACGTCCAAGGCATCGTATTCGGGTGTCAACCTAACATATGCTTTCTTTGTTCCATCAGGCCTGGATTAAGAGAAACATAACCAAAAAATTAATATCTAAAACACTAAAGCTGTAGACAtaagatgaatatgaagagatgAAACAAATGAGTCGTCAAGAAGCCTAATTGCAGAACACAAGCAAGCAAATGTATGTAATACTGCAGAAAACAAAGAAAACCGTTGCTCTAAAGCAAATCAACAGAGAAATGATCTCAAAGTTGATAATTAGATTTCGAAAACATACACAACCAATGTATTATTCTTTTGCAGTTCTTCACATTTAGCATACACCGAACCAAATATTCAATGAATATCAAAGATCTTACTAGTCTACAAACTGTAGTAGTAACAATTATATCAAACCGCTACTCATTCTTGGGCTATATGAAATAAGTTGTAGTGGGTATACTATTATAAAAGATTACCTGATCAAGGTGTTAACTTTCTTGGCCTGAATATCATACATCTTCTTGACAGCATCTTTAATCTTCTTCTTATCAGCACGAATGTCAACAATGAAAACCAAAGTGTTGTTGTCTTCAATCTTCTTCATTGCAGACTCAGTCGTGAGGGGAAACTTGAGAATCTGATAATGATCAAGCTTGTTCCTTGGTGGAGCACTAATGCGTGGGTACTTTGGGGTCCTATCCTTCTTCAAGGTCCTTGGCCTGTGGAATGTAACCTTGGTTCGGATCTTCTTGGCCTTCTTCTTAAATGTGGCTCCAGATTTCACTGCTTTCGCTGCTTTCAAGGCCTGTGCCTTTGGATCTGATTTCTTCTCAACTACATAATTTACACACGACAATCAATATAACTTACAAAATTCTATAAACAAGGATTACGAAGAAAAATTATGTAGAAGCAGAGTATAATGTTCAGAATCAATAAAATTCAAATCCAAAATACCTTTGGGGGCCATTGGTTGCGGCTGCCTCAAACCCTTGTAAACCCTAAAgcagaacaaagaaaatcaatttttatatataaaaaagccgaaatcacttCGAAACAGAAAATAGGGAAATgaaaaatataagataaaatagggCAGCAAGAGAGACCTGTCGATGAAGAAGCGGAGCCGTTAGGGTTTGCTAGTAAAAGGCGAAGAAGAAATTAGGGTTTATATAGATAGGGTTTTCAAATTCACTCTAGTTTCCAGTGGCTCAAAGTCACGGGCCAAGCCCACTGTATCCAAAAACAATATAACACAGATAAAGGCCTGGGTTAGTTTTTTCCAGTTCAAGCCGTTTGtagtcattttacttttatttttagaaatttagtcactttattttttcaaatttttaaatttaggtttaatttttaatattattaaatttattttattagatTAAAGTTCATTAAAATGTCATTTTTCAGTTATAATGCCAACAAAATgagtttttttaaatttcaaaatataacaccaataattttaataatgttaacaatcgatcttaattttaaaatctaaaaagtaaaaagactaaattctCAAAATAAAAGAATATGGATCAAATTTTAAGTTTATGAAGAGTACATAGACCTATGACATAATTAACCAAAAACAAATTATAAAAGAGAGGGGTTACCCAATTTAGGGTTTTCTACAATGCAATATTAATCCAATTTAGGGATTACTCAACATCCTCTTTATCTTTGAATAATCTAAATAAAACAAAGGTTATGATACGATAATAATCCTAAAAGCTTACATCGGATTAATTTACGTTACGGTTTTGTATATAAGCATGCATGTAGACATGGGATCCACACCAACTGCAAATTCTTATAGCATTATTAGAGATTACATCCAGCAGGTTTGGAATTCGAGTAATATTAATCAGTAATTGGTTTGACCACGGGTGGAGATGCAGATGGAGATGACCAGAGCCGGGCATTCTTCACCTTGGACACGCTTTCTAGAACGCTTGAAGGTATTACATCGCCAATTACCGTCACTTTCTTTGTGGCCAAATCTATACTAAATGATGTCACTCCTGCAAACAAAACAAATGTTGAATAACACCATGTCTACCTAGCTTCTAATATGATACTGCATTTTTCTTTACGACCAATAATAACTACTTTGGGTTTTATGCTTTGCTTTAACATTAAGAAACATGTTGCAAAAGCATGGTCAGATAATATAAGCAAAAGCTTTTCAATCTGTTGCTGAAACTGACCTTCCATTTTCGGGATTTGTTTCCTTACTTTTCCTTTACATCCTTTGCAGTGGATTGATACCCTCAAAACCACCACATGCTTAGGCTTTGCTGGGACATGGTCAGAGTCTGATAAACAATCGATAAAGGGCCTTATCACTTAGAAGATATCTGGTGGAACCGCTGGTTGGAGGACTAGTTAGATCATGAATATGGGCTGAGCTTTTACGACGTACATCACTTGGCTTAACAGGCTTGTTTCTAGTCGTAGGAATTATAGGCGCAGTTGTGATGAGCAAGGTGAATATGGTTTAGACTTTTGAGGATCAAGAGGCCTATGGCCATGGCGGACCATGGAGCGATGGTCCAAGCGTGAGCAGGTGGCTATGGAAGCTGGAGAAGCACAGAAAAGATGCATTCCCTTCATGACACACTGAAGTTTTGTTGAAGTAAATATGGTATAGTTTTGAGGAAGAAAAGCTGAAATAGAGTTACAAAAGAGTAATAAAGGATCTTGATAAGGCCAACTAATCCGTTTTTATAATAGGTGGATTAAGGAGAGAGAAAGGGAAAGAGagggaaaaattaaaaatatgggtAAATTACATTCAATGTAGTAAGTTTAATTTTAAGAAGTTACAAAATGGTCgctaaatttttaaaagttttcatttaagtcattaaattatttggaaTTTTTAATTGAGTCATTGGCTATTGagattttttttccttaaaaaaaaaactctagtTAGCAAGTTCCAAACGACGATTCGACAATCGATATGGTGAATCAATATTCATCGACAAGTAGAAGAACATTCTTTAGATCCAAACCGATCTGACGATCAATGTCAGAGATAAAAGAAGAAAGTTGTTTGGATTTTAGTTCACAGATTCCAATATTCAAGGTTGTTTCATAGAAAAAAATAAACTGGAATGTAAAAGAGAAGGGGAACGTGAGCGTTGTTCTATTAGTGTAGGCGGTATAAATAGAAACAGTCATACAACGCCTATTTTAATAGTCctgtaacttaaatgaaaactttcgaatagtttatttgtcattttataacttattaaaattaagtaattaaaatgtAACTTAAATATAcctataaataaattataaggcAAGATTTAATCCAATTTATTCATATGCAATTATTTTGTACCATGTTTTTAAAGTGGTGACATAAAATTGAAATTCTCAATTTAGTCTATTAACACTCCAGTAATCCGATTCagtctattaaaataatatcaaaatttgAATCCCCATGATGATTAACAATAGACCGGGGAATATGGGATGGGCACCGGCAGAGCGGAAGCAGCTTCACAATATGTATAAATTAATcctattttatttcaataaactAAGATATCCATTGTTATTCTCTAACTTATTCATGGTAATTAATATAAAGGACGACCCACTTCATTTGTTCTCAGTTTCATTGTCCTTCTCTTGTGACCTCTATCACTTTCATTTCATGCAACTTTTGTAATAAAAACAGTAGATAATATTGTGGGTAAACACTGGTCAACAAGTTGTTCTTTCTCCTACGTCCAACGATTATACTTGTATGTTAATAATATTAATCTTAGCATTTCTCAAAAGTATTTTTGAATTAGAAAACGcttttaaacaaaaaattaaaatttttatttttattcttgattaaaaaatatttttgcaaaacattttttaaataattttaaaatattttatttaaaaatatttttatttcaaaaatgtTTTTATCTCAAAAtgct belongs to Gossypium arboreum isolate Shixiya-1 chromosome 7, ASM2569848v2, whole genome shotgun sequence and includes:
- the LOC108478871 gene encoding RING-H2 finger protein ATL47-like, whose amino-acid sequence is MYGMSPSSAPALAPQPPKWNPLLILSVAIVSIIFMLLSSYTVLRRLCREFNAAIFPRNQLQSRILSDQSNFDNPSSQPQSNALESTVLNSLPISQFKKGNKEPQWPSNTDCAVCLAEFEGGEWLKHLPSCTHAFHVSCIDTWFRSHSSCPLCRSSVFNLTERPECSV
- the LOC108484482 gene encoding 60S ribosomal protein L23A-like, with product MAPKVEKKSDPKAQALKAAKAVKSGATFKKKAKKIRTKVTFHRPRTLKKDRTPKYPRISAPPRNKLDHYQILKFPLTTESAMKKIEDNNTLVFIVDIRADKKKIKDAVKKMYDIQAKKVNTLIRPDGTKKAYVRLTPEYDALDVANKIGII